A DNA window from Brassica napus cultivar Da-Ae chromosome C1, Da-Ae, whole genome shotgun sequence contains the following coding sequences:
- the LOC106390551 gene encoding monothiol glutaredoxin-S4, with translation MEKLQKMVSEKPVVIFSKNSCCMSHSIKTLFVDFGVNPTIYELDEITRGKEIEHALAQLGCSPTVPVVFIGGQLVGGANQVMSLHLNRSLIPMLKSVGALWV, from the coding sequence ATGGAGAAGCTACAAAAGATGGTCTCCGAGAAACCTGTGGTGATCTTCAGTAAGAACTCGTGCTGCATGTCTCACTCAATCAAGACTCTCTTCGTCGACTTTGGCGTGAACCCAACGATCTATGAGTTAGACGAAATCACcagaggaaaggagatagaaCATGCACTCGCTCAGCTAGGCTGCAGCCCGACTGTGCCGGTGGTGTTCATAGGAGGGCAGCTCGTTGGTGGAGCCAATCAAGTTATGAGTCTTCATCTTAATCGCTCTCTTATCCCAATGCTTAAAAGCGTTGGAGCGTTATGGGTTTAG